A DNA window from Paenibacillus sp. HWE-109 contains the following coding sequences:
- a CDS encoding glycosyltransferase family 4 protein, with the protein MNILFAFYIPSGGVETLNRLRSIALQKHGHQCHSLYLNGGSGLQNSHDTPVFVTNNDIEIKQILDRGKYDVIVVTSAYRFLAKFRAMGFHGKLIYEVQGLGSFTQARITLNEASHNIRTYSNGLLNPNTPHIRQLFTEIFPQMPQFNFNNCMDMENFSYRYVQTPASPIAAWVGRIEDNKNWSEFLFICAELTRFHVSDLQVWMFEDPLLSEPGERAKFEMIKQQLNLKDRIVNLTNIPHDQMPEYFSIIANSGGFLCSTSKVEGAPYSVLEAMACHCPVLSTDSDGVRSSILHNQTGKYYTAGDIQEAVREAFELMNNNSLRTSLVLQAEHHVRTHFSPESYSSSFLTMVHAL; encoded by the coding sequence ATGAACATCTTATTCGCATTCTATATACCTAGCGGCGGTGTGGAAACGTTGAATCGTCTGCGTTCTATTGCCCTGCAAAAACACGGTCATCAATGCCATAGTTTATACTTAAATGGTGGTTCCGGATTGCAAAACAGTCATGACACACCCGTTTTTGTTACGAATAATGATATCGAAATTAAGCAAATCTTGGACCGGGGCAAGTATGACGTCATTGTAGTAACCTCTGCTTATCGCTTCTTGGCGAAGTTTCGAGCTATGGGCTTTCACGGAAAGCTTATCTATGAAGTTCAAGGGCTTGGCTCCTTCACACAAGCACGAATTACGCTAAACGAAGCCAGTCATAATATACGAACTTACTCGAACGGATTACTTAACCCAAATACGCCGCATATTAGGCAACTCTTCACAGAAATCTTCCCACAAATGCCTCAATTCAACTTCAATAACTGCATGGATATGGAAAATTTCTCCTATCGTTACGTGCAAACTCCTGCATCCCCTATAGCCGCTTGGGTAGGAAGGATTGAAGATAATAAAAACTGGAGTGAGTTTCTATTCATCTGTGCGGAACTCACTCGTTTCCATGTTTCAGACCTGCAAGTGTGGATGTTCGAAGATCCCCTACTGTCAGAACCTGGGGAAAGAGCCAAATTTGAAATGATAAAACAACAGTTGAATCTCAAGGATCGTATTGTGAATCTGACAAACATCCCCCATGACCAAATGCCAGAATACTTCTCCATAATCGCTAATTCGGGTGGCTTTTTATGCTCAACCTCCAAGGTAGAAGGCGCTCCTTACTCAGTTTTGGAAGCGATGGCTTGTCACTGTCCGGTCTTATCCACGGACTCTGATGGCGTGAGAAGCTCTATTCTCCACAATCAAACAGGGAAGTATTATACGGCTGGCGATATTCAGGAAGCCGTTCGCGAAGCCTTTGAATTGATGAACAACAACTCTCTAAGAACCTCTCTTGTCTTACAAGCAGAGCACCATGTACGCACTCATTTTTCTCCGGAGAGCTATTCCTCCAGCTTTTTAACGATGGTTCACGCACTGTAA
- a CDS encoding glycosyltransferase family 4 protein gives MKILLATYWQLPFVGGVSAYTEQLKQKLESMGHEVDVMGNGIDRYHIIHNYRAVFKDKFMSMLRAKLSPAVVPLLHLNDYVLHSELDRYCFELSAAYLGLHKYDLIHAQDILAARSLRRVKPNMTPLVTSIHGCAAREVLLDLSTHMPREAVLNSVIWKYYSSLELLGVLASDYTMTSSKWLKNLLVKEFSAPPEKITVFPYGMDISGFRQKMADGTPIERPPGKKVIICTCRLEHIKGIHVLLHALAKVKVQQEDWVCWIVGDGLQMAILRQLTADLGLSQLVHFLGRRSDVPSLLRQSDIFVLASLQENQPFSVMEAEIAGLPVIVSDAAGLPEMVDNGHVGITFPSGNSDALAHQIITLLGNNTYRMNLGASSQKWALKQWSMDAMVGKMLQVYERAQRGYPPKLAASYNMSEVADREPFAVRGDLYNRLFEQQTSNPDVNVDYYTWNRLYNALPSGYTLPDRSLLATLQS, from the coding sequence ATGAAAATATTGCTCGCAACGTACTGGCAGCTGCCTTTTGTTGGCGGTGTGTCGGCTTACACGGAGCAGCTTAAACAAAAGTTAGAATCCATGGGGCACGAAGTTGATGTCATGGGCAATGGTATTGATCGCTACCATATCATTCATAACTATCGGGCTGTTTTCAAGGATAAATTCATGAGCATGTTGCGAGCCAAATTAAGTCCTGCTGTTGTACCGCTTCTACACTTGAATGACTATGTTCTTCACTCCGAGTTGGACCGTTATTGTTTCGAACTGTCGGCAGCTTATTTAGGCTTGCATAAATATGACTTGATTCATGCTCAGGATATTTTGGCAGCACGGTCACTGAGACGAGTTAAACCGAATATGACGCCGCTTGTTACAAGCATTCATGGCTGTGCGGCAAGAGAAGTGCTGTTGGACCTGTCCACCCATATGCCTAGAGAAGCGGTCTTAAATTCAGTCATTTGGAAGTACTATTCATCTTTGGAATTGTTGGGTGTGTTGGCTAGTGATTATACGATGACTTCATCCAAATGGTTAAAGAATCTGCTGGTCAAAGAATTTTCTGCGCCGCCTGAGAAGATTACGGTTTTTCCATATGGCATGGATATCTCCGGGTTTAGGCAGAAGATGGCCGACGGCACGCCCATTGAACGCCCGCCTGGGAAGAAGGTCATCATTTGTACATGCCGGCTTGAGCATATCAAAGGAATCCACGTGCTGCTCCACGCGCTAGCCAAGGTGAAAGTGCAGCAAGAGGACTGGGTCTGCTGGATTGTAGGGGATGGACTGCAGATGGCGATTCTACGCCAGCTAACGGCGGACTTAGGGCTGAGTCAGCTTGTGCATTTTCTTGGACGGAGAAGCGACGTGCCTTCTCTGCTTAGGCAGTCTGATATATTTGTGCTCGCCAGTCTACAGGAGAATCAGCCTTTCTCTGTCATGGAGGCCGAAATAGCCGGCTTGCCGGTCATCGTCTCGGATGCTGCCGGCCTTCCGGAAATGGTCGATAATGGCCATGTGGGTATCACATTTCCAAGCGGGAATAGTGATGCTCTGGCGCATCAAATCATCACTTTACTGGGCAATAATACGTATCGTATGAATTTAGGAGCCAGCTCTCAGAAATGGGCTCTGAAACAGTGGTCCATGGATGCGATGGTAGGTAAAATGCTTCAAGTGTATGAACGTGCCCAGAGGGGCTATCCACCCAAACTTGCAGCTTCTTACAATATGTCTGAGGTGGCGGATAGAGAGCCCTTTGCGGTTAGGGGAGATTTGTATAATCGGTTATTTGAACAGCAAACTTCCAATCCTGACGTGAATGTTGACTACTATACGTGGAATCGATTGTATAATGCTCTCCCATCTGGTTATACCCTGCCGGATCGAAGTCTGCTGGCTACCCTTCAATCTTAA
- a CDS encoding class I SAM-dependent methyltransferase: MIKETTNKDLYALMKEIIDQGISLLDVGCGLCLNLDKFECPIIIGIDVHRPYLTNRVNRSSKIIPLHMDARDMSLYFLPKSISTVLFNDTLEHFNKNEGLYMLKRAEQIAQQKVVVFTPRGFFPQDDYDHFQLKGEMYQAHRSGWEPEEFADLGYEVLVLKDFHDSRNSSFRASFGENHPPVDALLAWKNV; encoded by the coding sequence ATGATAAAGGAAACAACGAATAAAGACTTGTATGCCTTGATGAAAGAAATCATTGATCAAGGCATTAGTCTTCTTGACGTGGGTTGTGGCCTTTGCCTAAACCTGGACAAATTCGAATGTCCGATCATTATCGGGATTGATGTACATCGTCCCTATTTAACGAATAGGGTCAATCGTTCCTCCAAAATCATTCCATTGCATATGGATGCAAGGGATATGAGCCTCTACTTTTTGCCTAAATCTATTTCGACCGTTCTATTTAATGATACTCTGGAACATTTCAATAAAAATGAAGGCTTGTATATGTTGAAGCGTGCCGAGCAGATTGCGCAGCAGAAAGTTGTTGTTTTCACACCACGGGGCTTCTTCCCGCAAGATGATTATGATCATTTTCAGCTAAAAGGCGAGATGTATCAAGCGCATCGCAGCGGTTGGGAGCCGGAGGAATTTGCTGATTTAGGCTATGAGGTTCTTGTATTAAAAGATTTCCACGATTCGCGCAACAGCTCGTTTCGTGCCTCTTTTGGGGAAAACCACCCTCCCGTGGATGCCCTGTTGGCTTGGAAGAATGTCTAA